From the genome of Sulfuricella sp., one region includes:
- the moaE gene encoding molybdopterin synthase catalytic subunit MoaE, whose translation MAIRVQQEDFDLGAELLALRQGNPKIGAIASFLGLVRDINEGDAVAGMSLEHYPGMTEKALERIVEQARTRWDIFDALVIHRVGDLKPTDQIVLVAVSGAHRGEAFAACEFIMDYLKTEAPFWKREQTPSGARWVDARESDEQAKERWR comes from the coding sequence ATGGCTATCCGGGTGCAGCAGGAAGACTTCGACCTCGGCGCGGAACTGCTCGCGCTGCGTCAGGGCAATCCGAAAATCGGCGCCATTGCCAGCTTTCTCGGCCTGGTGCGCGACATCAACGAGGGCGACGCGGTGGCCGGCATGAGCCTGGAGCATTATCCGGGCATGACGGAAAAGGCGCTGGAGCGCATCGTCGAACAGGCCAGAACGCGCTGGGACATCTTCGATGCCCTGGTGATTCACCGCGTTGGCGATCTCAAGCCCACCGACCAGATCGTCCTGGTGGCCGTGAGCGGCGCGCATCGCGGCGAGGCATTCGCCGCCTGCGAATTCATCATGGATTACCTCAAGACCGAGGCGCCGTTCTGGAAGCGCGAGCAAACGCCATCCGGCGCCCGCTGGGTGGATGCGCGTGAAAGCGACGAGCAGGCAAAAGAGCGCTGGCGCTGA
- the moaD gene encoding molybdopterin converting factor subunit 1 — protein MVTLLYFARLREALGVSSEQIDLPPEVRDVASLTAWLRTRGGAWEAELAAGRAFRIAVNQDMADGASVIRDGDEIAIFPPVTGG, from the coding sequence ATGGTTACACTACTTTATTTTGCCCGTCTGCGCGAAGCGCTGGGCGTGTCATCCGAGCAGATCGATTTGCCGCCGGAGGTGCGGGATGTCGCCAGCCTGACGGCCTGGCTGCGCACGCGCGGTGGTGCCTGGGAGGCTGAACTGGCCGCGGGGCGGGCGTTCCGCATTGCGGTGAACCAGGACATGGCCGATGGCGCAAGCGTGATCCGGGATGGCGACGAAATCGCCATTTTTCCGCCGGTCACCGGGGGCTGA
- the glp gene encoding gephyrin-like molybdotransferase Glp produces MSEIKKMLSADEALELLLSHARPIAETERIHTTHALGRVLAKPLVSSVTVPPLDNSAMDGYAMACASLNPAGETRLRVSQRIPAGSVGHALEQGSAARIFTGAPVPPGADAVVMQENCTVDGDEVIVRIMPRPGENIRRAGEDIAAGSEVLPAGVRIRPQEMGLIASIGLADVLVYRKLRVALFFTGDEIVMPGEPLEEGEIYNSNRYTLLGLLEGMGCRVADYGIVPDSLAATVEVLKQAWHEADLIVTSGGVSVGEEDHVKAAVESLGSLDMWKVAMKPGKPIAHGTVQGTPFIGLPGNPVSAFATFCLFVRPYILRCQGVEKTTPRSYQLPAAFDWSKPGPRREFVRARLEPQADGAPGIAIYPNQGSGVLTSAVWGEGLAEIHEGTTVARGDLIKFTPFSELLG; encoded by the coding sequence ATGAGTGAAATCAAGAAAATGCTGAGTGCCGACGAGGCGCTCGAATTGCTGTTGAGCCATGCCCGCCCCATTGCCGAAACGGAGCGCATTCACACCACCCACGCGCTGGGCCGGGTGCTGGCAAAGCCGCTGGTTTCCAGCGTGACTGTGCCACCGCTCGACAACAGCGCCATGGACGGTTATGCCATGGCCTGCGCCAGTCTGAATCCGGCCGGTGAAACCCGTCTCAGGGTTTCCCAGCGCATTCCCGCTGGTAGCGTGGGGCATGCGCTGGAGCAGGGTAGCGCGGCACGCATCTTCACTGGCGCGCCAGTGCCGCCCGGCGCGGATGCCGTGGTGATGCAGGAGAACTGTACGGTGGATGGGGATGAGGTAATCGTCCGCATCATGCCCAGGCCGGGGGAGAATATCCGCCGTGCCGGCGAGGATATTGCCGCCGGCAGCGAGGTATTGCCTGCCGGAGTCCGGATTCGCCCGCAGGAGATGGGGCTGATTGCCTCGATCGGGCTGGCCGATGTGCTGGTTTACCGCAAGCTGCGCGTGGCGCTGTTCTTCACCGGCGACGAGATCGTCATGCCGGGCGAGCCGCTGGAAGAAGGCGAAATCTACAACTCCAACCGCTACACTCTGCTCGGCCTGCTCGAAGGCATGGGCTGCCGCGTGGCGGATTACGGCATCGTGCCTGACAGTCTGGCGGCCACGGTGGAGGTGCTCAAACAGGCCTGGCACGAAGCGGACCTGATCGTGACCAGCGGCGGCGTGTCGGTGGGGGAAGAAGACCACGTCAAGGCGGCGGTGGAAAGCCTGGGCAGTCTCGACATGTGGAAAGTGGCAATGAAACCAGGCAAACCCATTGCCCATGGCACGGTTCAGGGCACGCCCTTCATCGGCCTGCCGGGCAACCCGGTTTCGGCTTTCGCGACCTTCTGCCTGTTCGTGCGCCCCTACATCCTGCGCTGCCAGGGCGTGGAAAAAACAACGCCGCGCAGCTACCAGTTGCCCGCGGCCTTTGACTGGAGCAAGCCCGGTCCGCGCCGCGAATTCGTTCGCGCCCGCCTGGAACCGCAGGCGGACGGCGCGCCGGGCATCGCCATTTACCCCAACCAGGGTTCCGGTGTGCTGACCTCGGCGGTATGGGGCGAGGGGCTGGCGGAAATCCACGAGGGCACCACCGTGGCGCGCGGCGACTTGATCAAGTTCACTCCCTTTAGCGAATTGCTGGGTTAG
- the mobB gene encoding molybdopterin-guanine dinucleotide biosynthesis protein B: MKVFGLAGWSGSGKTTLLEKLIPLLVMRGIRVSTLKQTHHDVDLDQPGKDSHRHRAAGASEVLLTSSARWALLHELRDEAEPTLAQHLARLSPCDLALVEGFKQEAIPKLEIYRPANGKPLLYPQDPHIIAIASDVAVEAPLPSLDLNDPAAVAGFILRHLELNNE, encoded by the coding sequence ATGAAAGTATTCGGCCTTGCCGGCTGGTCGGGCAGCGGCAAAACCACCCTGCTGGAAAAATTGATCCCGCTTCTGGTCATGCGCGGCATCCGGGTCTCCACCCTCAAGCAGACCCATCACGACGTCGATCTCGACCAGCCCGGCAAGGACTCCCATCGCCATCGCGCCGCCGGCGCCAGTGAGGTGCTGCTGACTTCGTCTGCTCGCTGGGCCTTGCTCCATGAGCTGCGCGATGAGGCCGAACCCACGCTGGCTCAGCACCTGGCGCGGCTTTCTCCCTGCGATCTGGCACTGGTCGAGGGTTTCAAGCAGGAAGCCATTCCCAAGCTGGAAATTTACCGTCCGGCCAACGGCAAGCCATTGCTGTATCCACAAGACCCTCATATCATCGCGATTGCCAGCGATGTGGCGGTCGAGGCTCCTTTGCCGTCACTTGATCTCAACGATCCGGCCGCAGTTGCCGGTTTTATTTTGCGCCATCTGGAATTGAACAATGAGTGA
- a CDS encoding pseudouridine synthase: MTEPLRLSKLMSQLGLCSRREADSYIERGLVFVDGVKVTELGTKVLPTQTVTLGHGAKTQQASRVTILLHKPVGYVSAQPEKGHKAAASLITRDSRFKDDPSPQQFDPSQLFGLAPAGRLDIDSQGLLVLTQDGRIAKQLIGEDSGIEKEYLVRVQGKLDENGLKLLNYGLSLDGKPLKLARVSWQNADQLRFILKEGKKRQIRRMCELVELKVVGLKRVRIGKVKLGDLPPGQWRYLGEGEVF; encoded by the coding sequence ATGACCGAACCCCTCAGACTTTCCAAGCTCATGTCCCAGCTCGGGCTGTGCTCGCGCCGAGAGGCCGATTCCTATATCGAGCGCGGTCTGGTGTTCGTTGATGGCGTCAAGGTCACGGAGCTTGGCACCAAGGTGCTGCCAACGCAGACTGTGACACTGGGCCATGGCGCCAAAACCCAGCAGGCCAGCCGTGTCACCATCCTGTTGCACAAGCCGGTGGGTTATGTTTCCGCCCAGCCGGAAAAGGGCCACAAGGCCGCTGCCAGCCTGATCACCAGGGACAGCCGCTTCAAGGACGACCCCTCGCCGCAGCAGTTCGACCCCTCGCAGTTGTTCGGCCTGGCGCCGGCGGGGCGGCTGGATATCGATTCGCAGGGGCTGCTGGTGCTGACCCAGGATGGCCGTATCGCCAAGCAATTGATCGGCGAAGATTCCGGCATCGAGAAGGAATACCTGGTGCGGGTGCAGGGCAAGCTCGATGAAAACGGCCTGAAGCTGCTGAATTACGGCCTCAGCCTGGATGGCAAGCCGCTCAAGCTGGCGCGGGTGAGCTGGCAGAATGCCGACCAGCTGCGCTTTATCCTCAAGGAAGGAAAAAAGCGCCAGATTCGCCGCATGTGCGAGCTGGTGGAGCTTAAAGTGGTCGGCCTCAAGCGCGTGCGCATCGGCAAGGTCAAGCTGGGCGATTTGCCGCCGGGACAGTGGCGCTACCTGGGGGAAGGGGAGGTGTTTTGA
- a CDS encoding disulfide bond formation protein B, whose amino-acid sequence MAFVAIGMTAMLAFLHNPGAMARKFYGLLMILFSLAGAAVAGRNLWLQSLPPDRVPECGPGLDYMLEAFPLSKALPMVFQGSGECAKVEWSMLGLSIPAWALGWFALFFLAGLAALLLRERVRGR is encoded by the coding sequence GTGGCGTTTGTTGCGATCGGCATGACGGCGATGCTGGCCTTTCTGCACAATCCGGGCGCCATGGCCAGGAAATTTTATGGCCTGCTGATGATCCTGTTTTCGCTTGCCGGCGCAGCGGTGGCCGGGCGCAATCTGTGGCTGCAAAGTTTGCCGCCGGACAGAGTGCCGGAATGCGGGCCGGGACTGGATTACATGCTTGAGGCTTTCCCCTTGAGCAAGGCATTGCCCATGGTTTTTCAGGGTTCCGGCGAGTGCGCCAAGGTGGAATGGAGCATGCTCGGGCTGTCCATTCCAGCGTGGGCGCTGGGGTGGTTCGCGCTGTTTTTCCTGGCGGGTCTGGCCGCGCTGCTACTGCGCGAACGGGTCAGAGGTCGTTGA